ACAGACGCGGTTTAGGGTTCGTACCAGAGGACGATCCGCGTCATCTTGGGTGCTGACAAGCTGGATTTGACATCCCAATTGGTACTAATTCAAACTTAATTAACTTGccctcctttcccttcttaatCTTTAGGTTAATCCTTATTGATCGAGTCTACCGGAGAATTATTCTTTACCTAGAAACGCTACTATAAGAAATCTTTATATTTACAAGTAGTGAAGAGTAAGAATAATGTTTTGAATCATTATAATTCAATATTATACCAATTTAACCCTCTTTAGATATGCGTCAGATTCCAGTGTTATATTAGGTTTCTTCCTATCATAAATCCCTCTCGAGTGATGACCAAAGAATATTCTTGACCTTATCatcaattctttttcctttttgtaaCCTCATTGTCATCGAATTcatatcatttttctttttgtcgAACATAGAATGAAGAGTGTAGTTGCTTAGTAGCAATCAAGTAAGGGTTGGTAGAAATCCTGTGGCCCATATGATGATTCTCCTGTGGTGCTGCATCCACATTCAATTGATCTTTCTAACTTTAGAAACTTTGCATGGTTAGGGTTATCGACTCATTGACCCAATTAATGGTTTGCTATACTAAATCTATTCATGATGTGTGGGGATGGGCATGAAATTTGGCGATTAACATTAATAATTTTATACCTGTACATTTTATAAGCGTCATGCCAATGGACTACTCGAGCAGAGGTGATGGTCACTCTTCTCGACCTTCATTCCTCGGGCGAAGATTGGGGTCAAGCTTGCTGACTCACGTGCCTCAAGAACATTTCATTTTGTCCCTTTCATCGTGGCGAGTTTCTTTTGATACAGGTTAAGTTTTTTTAACTCGTGCGCCTCGGACACATTTTGTCTTGTATCTCCCGTCATAGCGAGTTTCTTCTTATGCAAGTCAGATTTTTTGCACATTGATTATTTTTGATATGTTTTGATATGGTCATTGTGCATCGATCACTTTTACGCTTTTCAAGATGGTCTTCGCACATCGATCATTTTTGCACTTACTAAGTTGGAACTCTAGTCGCATCTTCTCCAAACGTCAAGTTAGATTTGTAAGGAATCCTTCGTCAAATTCGTCTACTAGGTCTCAAATTTAAGTAGGGTAGAGCGGTTGTGCGGTTCGTTGAATTCTTCAATTAGGGTGCGAAGTGCTCCCTCGGTGGATTGTTCAACAGGTCTCGGGTGCTCTTAGGATGTTAGTACCACATTCATTAAGAGGGTTAGTAAGCGAGTGTGCTTACAACATCGAGCCCTCCTTCTAGTATCAAAAATAATGAGGGAAGAAGTCATTGACGTGGTTTAAATATGTATGCATAGGGTTGTCTGAGGTGCCACATACATGAAGATCAAGGTCGAAAAAGGTTTTTTGACCCAGTCCCTTAGATGCACAAGTTAGTAACTCGAGATATATAAATACTTACGTGAGTAGTTTAAAAATGTAAGCCCCTTTTTATTGTGTTGAAAATGCACTTTTATACTTGATCATAAAagaatataatatttcataaaatattctacAGGAATATAATCTCTAACCGTCTCCAATAACCTTATTTTGGTCTCTTGTTCACGTTAACGAAAATGAGGGGCAACCCATAATTGTGTGGCTTAGACCATTGCTCACGTGAAAGGATGACCTTCGTCTTCTCCTTTACACTATGTGACAATTAATGACAATATATATTTCTTATCAAAATAcatgatatatttatataaataatcataattCATTAATCACTTCTCTATCTAACTAAATTTCAAGTCATAAATAAATATAGTCCTCTAGAATCTAATTAACCAGCGCTACCATCATTCCTCACGAGGAGTTATTCATCGGGCGTGTGAACTGACAAGGACTTTGCGGCTCATACACACACGCGCGCGACGGAGTCCGGTGGAATCCGCAATCTCCTCTTGGATCGTGACGGCCATCTGACTTCGTGTGCACTGGAAACGGCGTGGAATAAGATGAAAGCCGCGTGCTTTTGGATTCAAGAACTAGTCAAAGCCCTTGTCGGAAACATGGTCGCCGGGATCCGCATTTCTACGTAGTTTCTCGCAGTGATCGACGAGCTTTGCGCTCTATCCGAGGAAGCTCGCCGGAACCAACCACGACCGCGCTCACCAGCCTCCGCCCCGTCGCCGAGACAAGCTTGTGATCATTCCACCATGTCCAGCATGCTGTCTACGCCACCACGTCCATCATGCTGTCTACGCTCCATTACGAAGGTGGGGTCGATGAAGAATGCTCTCGTAAGAAAACAACAACAAAGATATCAAataataaaacataaatataaataaaaagtacATATAAGATTTTATGTGTTTCGAAACTATTTACCTACCTATGTGCATAAAGTGAAATATAAATTCTATAATAAAATATTCTCTATTGATTGAGTATATCTAAAAATCCTATTCGTCCTCTCACACATACTCTTAAGAATTAATATTCTCTTGagtcaagcaaaaaaaaaaaaaaattgtattcaTCCTCTCACACATACCTTTAAGATTTTTGTTAAAATATTATTTAGATGATAATATACAAAACCCATTTACTAAGGATTGTGATTCAGAAATCTCATCTGGCATATGTTTACTTTATCAGCTcaccacaataataataataataataatttctcatCATCCATATACCAAGCCATTCAAAGTATTTCCTATATTTCTTttacctaatatatatatatatatatgtggtaaaATAATTAGTCcttaattttcattttttaaaacAAATTTCTTTCCGAGTTTTAGTTTCGGCCACCTTCGACGCGCCAAAACCGCCAAAACCTGCTTCAACGCGCCACCTTTCTCCTCAATTTCCACAGCGCAGAAATTTCTCTCTTCCCTtcgcctcttctctctctctctttctctatataTATCCGTCTTCCGAACTCCTTTCTCTCGTTCTCTATGTGTGTGAGAGTAGGCATACGCACCCCTCCCGCTCCTCCCTCATGAACTCCATTCCCTGCACCTCCCCTCTTCCATTCATCACCACCGCCCGTTGTCACCACGTCGCCGCCGCCTCGCCCTCGATGAAGGGCAACGACGCTGAGCTGGCCATGGAGATCACCGTCATCTCCGCCCAGGGCCTCAAAAACCCCTCCTCCCCTCTCCTCCCCGGCCGCCGCCTCCGCCCTTACGCCGCCCTCTTCTATTCCCCCGACTGCGACCGCCTCCCCTCCTCCCTCCACCGCACGCGCGTCGACGAACACGGTGCCCATAACCCCGACTGGGGCGACACGGTCCGCCTGCCGCTGGACTCTTCATTCTCAAGCGTGGAAACGTCCGCCGCCGCCGGTTGCGGCGGAGAGGACGGAGCCGCGGTCTACATCGTCGTCCTCTCGAAGCAGACCCTCGGCGGCCCCGCGCGACTCGGGTGGTGCCGGATCCCTCCCGCCGACATCCTCGACGGTTTCCGGCCGCCTTCAGATCTGCGCCGCCTCAGCTACGCCCTCCGCTCCCCTCGCCACGGCGGTCGCGGCCACGGGGTCATCCACGTGACCGTCCGGCTCCTGGGCCGCGGCGTGGACCGCCTCCCGTCGCCGCCCCGGCCAGGGAAGCCAATGGAGGAGCCCGGCTGGTGTCGGGTGGCGATCGGGATCCCAGTGGCGGTGCCCGCGGCGGCGTTCCCGCCGCCGAGGTGGACCTATTCTGGCGGCCCTGACTGCGTCCAAGGTGACCGTTTCGCCGAAAGCGAACGCCGCAGGGGTGGGCCCGTGCCGACGGCGTTGACCGTGTCCCGGGTAGCCGCTTCTCCGAAGGACGCGTGGGTTCTGGTGTCCGCTTTGACTTCGTCAGGAAAGGCTTAGAGGATAAAGCCAATCGTTACCAACAATTTCCCACCTGCCCGACATACCTGCCTTATAATTGGAGGAAGCGGCGGGGAACCAAATGGGACTCACCTAACCGACGCCACAACGACGATGTAAAGGCCTCGTTGGTGCCTAAAAAACTGGTGTCTGATATTAAATGCTGCAAGTGAACGTATGACAAATTTGGATTGAAATATATTCTTAATTATCCAAAATCACACACTCAGGACACCGTATGATCGCATCAATACAAGGAATAATAGGATATGCATGTATATAAAGAAAGAAAGGACAGGTCGGCACACACTCACGGGGCTCTTATGAACACTGGCTATAATACTGGAAAAGGAAGGAATGGGAATGAAGTCCTTTTACCTTGTTCTAAACCTCCTCCCCTCCTTGGTTGTTGATCTTGGCGATGTTGTACTTGCAGAGGGGGCAAGTAGCATTGATGAAGAGCCATTTGTCCACGCAGGCACGGTGGAAATGGTGTTTGCAGGGGAGTTCCCGCAGCTCCACCCCATCATCATAGGCCGAGAGGCAGATGCAGCACTCCTGCATGTGCCCAATATAACTTGTAGAGTAAGACTTTGTAGTTTATTACTCCTTAGAATTGGGTAAAACATCTCACAAAGAATCAAAGATCCTTTTTCTGCATATATATAATCTATTGCAATGGGCTCTATAGAATTCTATTTTCTACAAAATAATATGTGCAGATAATGCATGCTAACTTACAACTTCAGTTAAGTATAGAACCGAGGTAACAAATCAAAAAGGTTTTATTGCTCCCAGGTAAAATTCATGATAAATGCAATTGCCTCGTCCGGCCTATGGTTGGCTGTCACAAAGAATAACACCGTCCAACAACTATAATTGTCCACCATCATCAGTTTTATGTAGATTTTAGCTTTAAATTGATCTTGCAGAAGAGAACCATAACGTCAGCTAAAATCTCAAACCGTGAGAGAGGGGAGTGGAGTgtgaaagataaagaaaaataatcaagGCACGAATGCTCACAAACATGAACTTCAATGagcaatcaaagaagaaagctTACCACATTTTCTGCTGATAGAACATGCTCAATAGGTGAATCAGTGTCACACTCGATCATACTTCCACCTACGGGTCTTTGTGCTCCAGCACCAAGTTTTTCAGAATTGCTAATCCTTCGGAATTTGTACTTGGGAAGTTGGTGGATATCTTCATCAGATGCACCTTCTTGCTTTAAGAGGAAACAGGAAGATAACAAACAATTGAATATCTTTTAGGACAGTTAGCCAGAAAATAAAACAACATTCACGAGGTCATAAACATAATAATTATGTAGGTCATAGGGTAATTTGATTTCCTTCATGCCAGCAAAATGTACCTTACTATTTCTCTGGGCACTTAGCTTTCATGAGCAGATCTTTGACTAGATGAACCATACCATGTATCACAATATCAGGTAAGCAACTAATATGCTCTAGATATATCACAGATCTTTGACTAGAAAGATCTAATATCACAGATGAACCATACCATGTATCACAATATCAGATATAGCACCTAATATGCTCTGCATATATCACAGTCAATACATCGAAAGGAGAGTGCTAGTTTTTCAAAAAGGGGTATCTGCTCTGAAGAATGACTTTTTCAtttgagatatttataaaaatagcaTATATCTTTTAGAACATAAAAGACATTAGGAATATTAGAAGTTTAGTTTAGTACTTTGTCAGGGAAACCCAGAAATTTCAGTTTATAgggcaaaagaagaaaaatgccatAGCCCAACTAGCCCTTCCGgtccatatacatgtatatgatcTCAAAAATATGAAAAGCTCAGCATAATACCCATTGGAAGAAGACAAATTCTTATCTTCTGTTCTTATTTTAATGGGTAATAGACCCACATTTCAACCAGTTTAAACATTTAGGCCAATTCTACCCTATATGGTACAAATAAAACTGTAATATGCCTTGCCCAACCATGCCTCCTGAAGTTTGAGTTCAATAACCAAATGAATACCCGGATAGTACATCAACTTGGGAAAAATTATCACTATTCCTTATACATTCTGATGTACAGATCAATCTCATATCTGCAAGACAAATTTTGCAATAGATTAACCCAAACATAAAATTGAAAAGGAAATATATTATCATATGGAAACAACATATTTCCAATCATTGAAAATCAATCACTTTTTGTTTTGTATCTCTGATATTAACTTATTGACCTTATTTTAGCAATCAAAAAATCTCTCATATAGTTTCAAAAAGATTGTGATGTCTTGATCAAGCACAACAGAGTTTTACCTTTAAAAGACAAAACTATATCTGATGCTAAGCTATAGTGGGAACATGTTATCCTACAATAAGGAGTTGGCAATAGTATCAGATACCTGATCTGCGACAGCATAAAGAATTGCGATGATACATGGTAGGCAACAGCAAACAGCAATGCCAATGACACATGCCAGAGCAACACAAAAAATGATAAAGAACACATCAAATGCCAGGAAAACTATGCAAAGCctgaaaaaacaaaagaaacagatCAAGCAGGAAAAAATAAGTAATAAGAAAGATTTACATGGTAAACCAATTATCCAAAGATACATATTCAGGGAATAACCAATATAGCTGTGGTGCATCACGTGTCAATGCTTGACCTCCAGCCGAAACCCAGTAAAATCCAATTATCCACCATAAGAATGAGAACATAGTGTTTGCTGACTCCAGATATTTAGCAACACTACATATTAAGAGGTGATAAACACAGAAATCAGTCCAGGGAAATAATTTATAGGATATAAAACTCCCAACACCATAAAATTAAAACTAGGATATTAGGGTacaccaaaagaaaagaaatttccAGACACCAGTATGTGGGCGAGGATTTCAAGTTCAAAAGACAGTAGATGGGACCAGCAATCACTGCCATTAAAAGTAACAATAGTCATTTTATTTAACTTGGCATTTCAAGTTAAATAATGTTATGCAGATGTTTTAAAGGCAAATGCAGCAGTCTTCTGAGCCTGTTTATCAATTCAAGAAATTGTTAAGTGGATTCTAGAGATTCAGTTTCTGGAACAAGATGAACAGTATCATATATGGAATTGATCATTTATGTGGGACCACAATCAGTAAGATGTGGGACCACAATCAGTAAGATCAACCAAATCAGATAATGTTCAATATATCAAAATCTAAAAagatgcaagagagagagagagagagaaacatcacacgcgcgcgcacacacacacacacacacacacaaaaggtAATAGCATAGTGCTTTGTTTTCAGCACCAGGTGATTCACAAAAGACAATGGATACCTAACAACATATGTAACTTGTTATTACACTCATAAATGAGTTGGAATTcatattaagaaagaaaaaaaaaaattatgaatcctaatataaaatgaaaagtgacaagaaaaaagaaatcaaagTAATAAAGATAACAAAGATAAAGGAGCAAACTTAAATAGAAAAACCATGGATAAAAGAACACATAGCATCAAGCATCTCTATGCAAAATGCCATGAAATTGAAATAATGGATAATTATCAAATAATGTTATTTATCCAGCAAAAGATATTGAAAGAAGCTGCTTTTTGGATTTATAGGTTTGTCCACTCAGACAGATCTGGTCAGTAGGATAGGGTGCAACGACAGAGCTGCATAAATTTGTTCCCATCATTTGGCCTAACTAATGGCCATGTTGTATGTAAATATGAAAGAATTATTATGTCTGTCTGTATCTTCCTTGATCTTTTGTCTTCTTACCTGAAATAACACACACGTACATGTATTTTCATCATAGCACTACTAACCGATTTGAACATTATAATTTTTGGATAGTGCTTGTTAGATATTTAAATGTTATTTCATCGCATGCTTGCAATAAGATAAGGATAAATAGAAGAAAGCATCTGAAGAAAGGTCTCTCATGTCTCACGAATAAAGCCAAGCTACATTTAGGCGTAAAATTTATCATGGATCAGCTCTGAAGCCACCACTTCCCACATGCACATGTATGCAATGGAGTTGATTTTGTCCTTTTAAACTGAATATGGATATAAAACAAATACCCATGTATATGGCCACAGACAAAGTATGATGCTTTCTCTTAGAGTACTTGCCAGAAGAAATGAAAAATTGCTTTACCAAAAGATACTTTCAAAATGAGATAAGTCTTCAAAGAACCATCCTTGCAACTCTAGCATGTATGATCAATAAAAAGTATGGATATTTGTTATCATGAAAAACGAGTTGCCCACATATCAAGAAATGTAATGAAATTAATGCTGGAATCACTAGTTCACCTGTGTTACCTACATTAACCTCTTCAAACTGTATATTTGAGGGAGATCCGTGCACCAGGCTACCCATTTTTATTTACTAGTTTACCAGTGTCTTCAACTGCTCATTTTCATTTATGTTGAGGATGTCTTGTATTCTTCAGGAAAACAACCTGTTTGCTTATAGGGTAAGGTTGTCTAGATTGACTCTCTCCTGACCATATATAGTTGGAAGCATTTTTGTTTTGCTGGCTGTTCTTTT
The DNA window shown above is from Musa acuminata AAA Group cultivar baxijiao chromosome BXJ2-4, Cavendish_Baxijiao_AAA, whole genome shotgun sequence and carries:
- the LOC103979167 gene encoding uncharacterized protein LOC103979167 translates to MNSIPCTSPLPFITTARCHHVAAASPSMKGNDAELAMEITVISAQGLKNPSSPLLPGRRLRPYAALFYSPDCDRLPSSLHRTRVDEHGAHNPDWGDTVRLPLDSSFSSVETSAAAGCGGEDGAAVYIVVLSKQTLGGPARLGWCRIPPADILDGFRPPSDLRRLSYALRSPRHGGRGHGVIHVTVRLLGRGVDRLPSPPRPGKPMEEPGWCRVAIGIPVAVPAAAFPPPRWTYSGGPDCVQGDRFAESERRRGGPVPTALTVSRVAASPKDAWVLVSALTSSGKA
- the LOC103979158 gene encoding E3 ubiquitin-protein ligase At1g12760, which translates into the protein MWWRSSLNPVLVGGGGASIDPSPLVAGGDDRVRLRGGGPRRPSLRGAARFLRRAGSRRGMREPSLLVREAAAEQLQERQSGWAQSRPVVFLDALWNLAFVAAAGGVLVLSREETPSMPLRLWIGGYALQCVLHIICVSVQFQQRLLQRGVEERARWGRASSGRPSPMEMVEARGYDAEQGHHEETTGVAKYLESANTMFSFLWWIIGFYWVSAGGQALTRDAPQLYWLCIVFLAFDVFFIIFCVALACVIGIAVCCCLPCIIAILYAVADQQEGASDEDIHQLPKYKFRRISNSEKLGAGAQRPVGGSMIECDTDSPIEHVLSAENVECCICLSAYDDGVELRELPCKHHFHRACVDKWLFINATCPLCKYNIAKINNQGGEEV